The sequence below is a genomic window from Pseudomonas cannabina.
TGGAAAAACGCTTTCTGGCCTGGCGGGACACATTCAACGGTCAGAGCCGTGAGGGTTGATCGATGCCGGATTCGTTGATGGACATTCGGGTAGAGCACAAGGCTTTTGCCGGCAACACCGTGTTGCAGAATATTGACCTGTCGTTGCGGCCGGGGGAGATCGTCAGCCTGCTGGGACCCAGCGGTTGCGGTAAAAGTACGCTGCTGCGGATTGTCGCCGGGCTGGAGCAGGATTTTCGCGGCGCTGTGGCGCGAACCGGGGGCGACGTGGCGTTCGTGTTTCAGGAACCGAGGCTGATGCCCTGGCTGACGGTCGAGCAGAATATCGGTTTCAGTGACGATGAGCGTTATGACCGCGACTGGGTCGGTCAGTTGATCGAGGAAGTGGGTTTGTCCGGTTTTGCCGACGCATTACCAAAAGCGCTGTCCGGCGGCATGGCGCAACGCGTGGCGATTGCACGCGGCCTGTACTCGCGTCCGAGCGTATTGCTGCTGGATGAGCCGTTCAG
It includes:
- a CDS encoding ABC transporter ATP-binding protein encodes the protein MPDSLMDIRVEHKAFAGNTVLQNIDLSLRPGEIVSLLGPSGCGKSTLLRIVAGLEQDFRGAVARTGGDVAFVFQEPRLMPWLTVEQNIGFSDDERYDRDWVGQLIEEVGLSGFADALPKALSGGMAQRVAIARGLYSRPSVLLLDEPFSAVDAFTRMKLQDLLLQLAQRHAITLLLVTHDVDEALYLSDRVLVMGSRPGTITHELAVGLVTPRDRRDPLLASLKAQALTELHQAHVI